A window of Hymenobacter aerilatus contains these coding sequences:
- a CDS encoding tetratricopeptide repeat protein — MAQAKSSHQLTVVAVAVALVIALFLLPKVIVKPKQGKSELTAQTAARTANRDQGAAAPSTASVEADGRPAGATPEQPHMALTAQQRSSINGLLVQYNATTDRNTKLRLATDLAKQYKAVEKFDSAGYYYEQVAVARPGEQAWQRAADEYFEAFSFAATAERGKMLGAKSRELYERVLKNNPDNLNAKTNLGMAYMASDNPVQGVTLLREVIATDPKNEKALYNLGLLSMQSNQYDKAVERFRELTAAHPNNVEGQFYLGVALAQTGAKEEAKAAFAKAKSLSSDPGLAASVAEQLQKLQ; from the coding sequence ATGGCCCAAGCAAAATCGTCTCACCAGCTCACCGTTGTTGCCGTAGCCGTTGCCCTGGTTATCGCCTTATTTCTGTTGCCGAAAGTGATTGTAAAGCCCAAACAGGGCAAAAGCGAACTGACGGCTCAAACAGCCGCCCGCACGGCCAACCGTGACCAGGGTGCTGCGGCACCTTCTACAGCGTCGGTAGAAGCCGACGGCCGGCCGGCCGGTGCTACTCCCGAGCAGCCACACATGGCCCTCACGGCGCAGCAGCGCAGCAGCATCAACGGTTTGCTGGTGCAATACAATGCTACCACCGACCGCAATACCAAGCTGCGCCTAGCTACCGATCTGGCTAAGCAGTATAAGGCCGTTGAGAAATTTGATAGCGCTGGCTACTATTACGAACAGGTAGCAGTAGCCCGCCCCGGTGAGCAGGCCTGGCAGCGCGCTGCCGACGAGTATTTCGAGGCGTTCAGCTTTGCTGCTACCGCTGAGCGGGGCAAGATGCTGGGTGCCAAATCACGGGAGTTGTACGAGCGGGTGCTTAAGAATAATCCCGATAACCTGAATGCCAAAACCAATTTAGGCATGGCCTATATGGCCAGCGACAACCCCGTGCAGGGCGTCACGTTGTTGCGGGAGGTAATTGCTACCGACCCCAAAAACGAAAAAGCGCTTTACAACCTCGGACTGCTCTCCATGCAGAGTAATCAGTACGATAAAGCCGTGGAGCGCTTCCGGGAGCTAACGGCTGCTCATCCCAACAACGTGGAAGGGCAGTTTTACCTGGGCGTTGCCTTGGCGCAAACCGGCGCCAAAGAAGAGGCTAAAGCAGCGTTTGCCAAGGCAAAGAGCCTCAGCAGCGACCCTGGTCTGGCTGCCTCAGTAGCCGAACAGCTGCAGAAATTACAATAA
- the nth gene encoding endonuclease III: MRKPERYRRFLEYFTTHFPAPQTELHYANPYELIVAVVLSAQCTDKRVNQVMPALLQQFPTPAHLAAASAEDVFPFIRSVSYPNNKAKHLAGLGRMLVADFGGEVPSTIEELQRLPGVGRKTANVVVSVIYNQPAMAVDTHVFRVSHRLGLVSRTATTPLAVEKELVKYIPEELIPKAHHWLILHGRYICVARSPKCSSCPLTDFCQYYATQVAPAAGTTKTTSALKSPSKSAL, from the coding sequence ATGCGCAAGCCTGAGCGGTATCGTCGCTTTCTGGAGTATTTCACTACGCACTTTCCGGCTCCTCAAACGGAGCTACACTACGCGAATCCGTACGAGCTGATTGTAGCCGTGGTCTTGAGCGCACAGTGTACCGACAAGCGCGTCAATCAAGTGATGCCGGCGCTGCTTCAGCAATTTCCTACCCCGGCGCATCTGGCAGCAGCTTCGGCAGAAGACGTTTTCCCATTCATCCGCAGCGTTTCCTACCCCAACAACAAGGCGAAGCACCTGGCGGGCCTAGGCCGGATGCTTGTGGCTGATTTTGGGGGCGAAGTACCCAGTACCATTGAAGAGCTACAGCGCCTACCGGGGGTAGGACGCAAAACGGCCAACGTGGTAGTATCGGTGATATACAACCAGCCCGCTATGGCCGTGGATACGCACGTGTTCCGGGTATCGCACCGGCTGGGGCTCGTGAGCCGCACGGCTACTACACCGCTAGCTGTGGAGAAGGAACTGGTGAAGTACATTCCGGAGGAGCTAATTCCGAAAGCGCATCACTGGCTGATTTTGCACGGCCGCTACATCTGCGTCGCTCGCTCACCGAAGTGCAGCAGCTGCCCGCTCACCGATTTTTGCCAGTATTATGCTACGCAAGTAGCACCCGCAGCTGGTACTACAAAAACTACTTCAGCGCTGAAATCTCCTAGTAAATCTGCTCTTTAG
- the mutY gene encoding A/G-specific adenine glycosylase, whose amino-acid sequence MNNVPPASVHSTFATALLSWYPRHRRDLPWRHTRNPYAIWLSEVILQQTRVKQGLPYYLDFISSYPTVHDLAAAPEDEVLRHWQGLGYYSRARNMHHTAQQVVREYGGQFPTTYAELLKLRGVGQYTAAAIASFAFDEKVAVLDGNVFRVLSRVFGLTEDIAAPASRKVFQQLADTLIPADAPAEFNQAIMEFGAIQCTPVKPDCLFCPLQAQCYAFQHGMVAELPIKSKAKAARTRYFHYLVLRHADTVYMRKRTGKDIWQGLYDFALTETDSDELAAVEVLRQVEALGGTVASDRAEEPSATYRHVLSHQKLEARFYPVRLEAALPVEALQKLGLAAFNAAEIEALPKPILITNYISKK is encoded by the coding sequence TTGAACAACGTTCCTCCCGCTTCTGTTCATTCTACTTTTGCAACCGCCCTGCTTAGCTGGTACCCACGCCACCGTCGTGACCTGCCTTGGCGCCACACTCGCAACCCGTATGCCATTTGGCTATCGGAGGTGATTTTGCAGCAAACCCGCGTGAAGCAGGGCCTGCCCTACTACCTCGATTTTATTAGTTCCTACCCTACTGTGCATGACCTTGCAGCGGCACCAGAAGACGAGGTGCTGCGCCACTGGCAGGGTCTAGGCTATTACTCCCGTGCCCGCAACATGCACCACACGGCCCAGCAGGTGGTGCGCGAGTACGGTGGCCAATTCCCAACTACTTATGCTGAGTTGTTGAAACTACGCGGGGTAGGCCAATACACAGCCGCTGCCATTGCGTCCTTTGCTTTCGATGAGAAGGTAGCGGTGCTGGACGGCAATGTGTTTCGGGTACTGAGCCGTGTATTTGGGCTCACAGAAGATATTGCGGCACCAGCCAGCCGCAAAGTGTTTCAGCAACTCGCCGATACGCTGATTCCGGCCGACGCGCCGGCAGAGTTCAACCAAGCTATTATGGAATTTGGGGCTATACAGTGCACCCCTGTGAAACCAGACTGCCTGTTTTGCCCATTGCAGGCGCAATGCTATGCCTTCCAGCACGGTATGGTAGCGGAGTTGCCCATTAAGAGCAAAGCCAAAGCAGCCCGCACACGCTATTTTCACTACTTGGTGTTGCGCCACGCCGATACGGTCTATATGCGCAAGCGCACAGGCAAAGACATCTGGCAAGGGCTGTATGATTTCGCCCTGACAGAAACGGATTCAGATGAGCTGGCGGCTGTGGAAGTACTACGACAGGTAGAAGCTTTAGGTGGTACGGTTGCGTCAGATAGAGCTGAAGAACCTTCAGCGACCTACCGCCATGTGCTCAGCCATCAAAAGCTAGAAGCTCGATTTTATCCCGTACGATTAGAAGCAGCCCTACCCGTTGAGGCACTGCAGAAACTGGGATTGGCGGCTTTTAACGCTGCCGAAATAGAGGCCTTACCAAAGCCAATTCTTATCACTAACTACATTAGCAAAAAGTGA
- a CDS encoding MFS transporter: MSAPLHDPYAALRIPDFRRLISARICYTIATRVQGLVVSWQIFKITNDPLALGLIGLSEAIPSIGVSLYAGHVADSVRRKNIIVAGVAVLVLCALALWFFASPWGLNFLAPGSLRTLPLYAVIFVSGIARGFLGPALFSFMPQLLPSRERLSNAITWNSTTYQGAAVLGPAIGGYLIAHLGVANSYAVASGLLVLALAQFSLIASRPLPPLEGNKLTLQESVLSGLRFIWGNQLVLAALSLDLFAVLFGGAVALLPVFAVDILKVGADGLGHLEAAPAIGSVLMAAVLTYFPLHQKAGRKLLWAVAGFGVATIGFALSTNIWLSLFLLFMTGVFDSVSVIVRQTLVHTFTPEYMKGRVSAVNNIFIGSSNEIGSFESGAMARLLGVVRSVVFGGGMTIVVVLVTAFKADKLRRLDLTPAPTPAPAE; the protein is encoded by the coding sequence ATGTCGGCACCCCTCCACGACCCATATGCCGCGCTGCGGATTCCGGATTTTCGCCGGCTGATTTCGGCTCGTATCTGTTATACCATCGCTACCCGTGTGCAGGGCCTAGTAGTGAGCTGGCAGATTTTCAAAATCACCAACGACCCGCTGGCGCTGGGATTAATTGGGCTTTCGGAGGCCATTCCCAGCATTGGGGTGTCACTTTATGCAGGGCACGTGGCCGACTCGGTGCGGCGCAAGAACATTATAGTGGCTGGGGTAGCCGTGCTGGTGCTGTGCGCGCTGGCGCTTTGGTTTTTTGCTTCGCCCTGGGGACTGAATTTTCTGGCGCCTGGCTCGCTCCGTACCTTGCCCCTGTACGCGGTGATATTTGTGAGCGGTATTGCGCGTGGCTTCTTGGGGCCGGCCTTGTTTTCCTTTATGCCCCAGCTGCTACCCAGCCGCGAGCGGCTCTCCAATGCCATCACCTGGAACAGCACCACCTACCAGGGGGCGGCGGTGCTGGGGCCGGCCATCGGGGGGTATCTTATCGCTCATTTGGGTGTGGCCAATTCCTACGCCGTAGCCTCAGGGCTATTGGTACTGGCGTTGGCGCAGTTCTCGCTGATTGCCTCGCGGCCCCTACCCCCTTTGGAGGGCAACAAGCTAACATTGCAGGAAAGCGTGCTGAGTGGCCTGCGCTTTATCTGGGGCAATCAGCTGGTGCTGGCTGCGCTGTCGCTGGATTTGTTTGCGGTGCTATTTGGTGGAGCCGTGGCGCTGCTGCCGGTGTTTGCCGTAGATATTCTGAAGGTAGGTGCCGACGGGCTTGGTCACCTGGAGGCAGCCCCGGCCATCGGCTCGGTGCTGATGGCGGCGGTGCTCACGTATTTCCCATTACACCAAAAAGCTGGGCGCAAGCTGCTGTGGGCCGTGGCGGGCTTTGGCGTCGCCACCATCGGCTTTGCTTTGTCCACTAACATCTGGCTGTCGTTGTTTCTGCTGTTTATGACGGGCGTATTCGATTCCGTATCCGTGATTGTGCGGCAGACGCTGGTGCATACCTTCACGCCGGAGTATATGAAGGGTAGGGTGTCGGCGGTCAACAATATCTTTATAGGCTCCAGCAACGAAATCGGCTCGTTTGAGTCGGGCGCGATGGCGCGGCTGCTGGGCGTGGTGCGCTCGGTAGTTTTCGGCGGGGGCATGACGATTGTGGTGGTGCTGGTAACGGCCTTCAAAGCTGACAAGCTCCGTCGCCTCGACCTAACCCCAGCGCCTACCCCCGCACCAGCCGAGTAG
- a CDS encoding glycosyltransferase family 4 protein, producing MHIAVFSQHHTNPDCPATSRHYTLLAHLARTHRITLITTNTWERLRLTHRYPWLPEGVEVRTAAVAYENKMGVGQRLLSFGRYAAYAIREGLRIDKPDVIWGISTPLTAAWAAAQVARLRGVPWVFEVQDLWPTFPIAMDAVPNQWAQRRLYALERNLYRSAQHIVTLSPDMSSYVAGVGLAKGKGWQFSQEKITTILNGTDLDLAALATDEAVAALRQANKWQNRRVVLYAGTFGRANDIPTLLAAAEQLAPNHPDLVWLFMGHGYDEPLVHAAAARCAAIRLVPPQPRHAVFTWFRLADVSIVSFLGLPVLDANSPAKLYDSLAVGTPVIVTNPGWTKELVETEGCGWYVPAGDAAALATHIAKLLAEPSIISAAGQAGQRVAPQYFDRQELASAMQNILEQSAKQP from the coding sequence TTGCACATCGCCGTATTCAGCCAGCACCACACCAACCCCGACTGTCCGGCTACCAGCCGGCACTACACGTTGCTGGCTCATTTGGCGCGTACGCACCGCATCACACTGATTACGACGAACACCTGGGAACGACTGCGCCTCACGCATCGCTACCCTTGGTTACCAGAAGGGGTAGAGGTGCGCACGGCAGCAGTGGCATATGAGAACAAGATGGGGGTAGGGCAACGGTTGCTATCCTTTGGGCGCTACGCCGCCTACGCCATCCGCGAAGGGCTGCGCATCGATAAACCCGACGTTATCTGGGGAATATCAACTCCGCTAACAGCTGCATGGGCCGCTGCGCAGGTAGCGCGGTTGCGGGGAGTACCGTGGGTATTTGAGGTGCAGGATCTATGGCCCACTTTTCCAATTGCCATGGACGCGGTGCCTAACCAATGGGCGCAACGGCGGCTGTACGCTTTAGAACGTAATCTGTACCGCTCAGCGCAGCACATTGTAACGCTTTCGCCAGATATGAGCAGCTACGTCGCTGGGGTAGGATTAGCGAAAGGCAAGGGCTGGCAGTTTAGCCAGGAGAAAATAACGACTATCCTCAATGGTACCGACCTGGATCTGGCTGCCCTGGCCACCGACGAAGCTGTAGCCGCACTTCGGCAGGCAAACAAGTGGCAAAACCGACGGGTAGTGCTGTACGCTGGTACCTTTGGGAGGGCCAACGATATTCCTACCCTGCTGGCGGCGGCCGAGCAATTGGCTCCTAATCATCCGGATTTAGTGTGGCTGTTTATGGGACACGGCTACGATGAGCCACTAGTGCATGCCGCGGCGGCGCGTTGCGCCGCTATTCGGCTGGTGCCGCCCCAACCCCGCCATGCCGTATTCACGTGGTTTCGATTGGCCGATGTATCGATAGTATCCTTCTTGGGGCTACCGGTATTAGATGCTAATTCGCCGGCTAAGCTCTACGACAGCTTGGCGGTAGGCACGCCGGTAATCGTCACAAATCCCGGATGGACGAAAGAGTTGGTAGAAACAGAGGGTTGCGGCTGGTATGTGCCAGCCGGTGATGCTGCGGCCTTGGCCACACATATAGCCAAGCTACTTGCAGAACCTAGTATCATCTCAGCGGCTGGTCAAGCCGGACAACGGGTAGCACCGCAATATTTCGACCGTCAAGAATTAGCCTCAGCTATGCAGAACATTCTGGAACAGAGCGCGAAACAACCCTAA
- a CDS encoding RNA polymerase sigma factor — METMQPSDSALISLYITGKESAFEILLERHKSRVFTTIMLIVRDEDVADDLVQDTFIKAIHTMKSGRYNEEGKFSSWICRIAHNLAIDFFRREKRSPLLNLDTTSHAFNSLSLAEEGAEAQLTREETYARLRELIQDLPAAQKEVLVMRHYGDMSFQEIANATGVSINTALGRMRYALINLRKKMAAQPVFYDQNLYTREAAPVRVQRAASE; from the coding sequence ATGGAAACCATGCAGCCGAGCGATTCCGCTCTTATATCCCTTTACATTACCGGTAAAGAATCAGCTTTCGAAATTTTATTGGAACGGCATAAAAGCCGGGTGTTTACCACGATTATGCTGATCGTGCGCGATGAAGATGTGGCCGATGACTTGGTGCAAGACACCTTCATTAAGGCCATTCATACGATGAAAAGCGGGCGTTACAACGAAGAAGGGAAGTTTTCTTCCTGGATCTGCCGTATCGCGCATAACCTGGCCATCGACTTCTTCCGGCGCGAAAAACGTAGCCCTTTATTGAACCTGGATACAACAAGCCATGCCTTCAATTCGTTAAGCCTTGCGGAAGAGGGCGCGGAAGCGCAGCTCACCCGCGAGGAGACGTACGCCCGGCTTCGGGAGTTGATTCAGGACCTGCCAGCGGCCCAGAAGGAAGTGCTCGTTATGCGTCATTACGGCGACATGAGCTTCCAGGAAATAGCCAATGCCACGGGAGTCAGCATCAACACCGCACTGGGTCGTATGCGCTACGCGCTGATCAACCTGCGGAAGAAGATGGCCGCGCAACCCGTGTTCTATGATCAAAACCTTTACACAAGAGAAGCTGCTCCAGTACGTGTACAACGAGCTGCCAGCGAATGA
- a CDS encoding Rne/Rng family ribonuclease has protein sequence MSNELIINSTQEGERIALLQDKRLLEYHFDRNDTNYSVGDIFLGTVKKVMPGLNAAFIDIGYQKDAFLHYGDLGENFLSLNKWVKGVQSQKITVGPLKTFQFEGPLDKVGKVADTLKKGQQLLVQIVKEPISTKGPRLSTDISMAGRYLVLVPFSNVISVSKKIVSRTERDRLKRLIQSIKPDNFGVIIRTVAEGREVAELDKDMQSMIDNWEQLFQTLRKAKPNDKILGELGRSSSMLRDMLNESFDSIIVDSPALHDEMRGYLQKIAPDKLGLLKLHTGKVKVFEQHNIEKQLKTLFGKTVSVPGGGYLVIEHTEALHVIDVNSGNKSNQEGDQEATALMINMLAAKEVARQLRLRDMGGIIVVDFIDMKSPESRKKVEDAVRDVMKHDKARFTILPITKFGLLQITRQRVRPAEAIVTGEVCPTCGGTGKISASILVTDEIDNSIDDLLLTQNQSGITLYVHPFLHAYYTKGLVSRQMKWYLKYYKWVKVMKDTSLGLTDYRIEDEHGEDIELHSAAAAMSRMQDREVEITD, from the coding sequence TTGAGTAACGAATTAATCATTAATTCTACTCAGGAGGGAGAACGAATTGCTCTACTTCAGGATAAGCGGTTGCTCGAATACCACTTCGACCGCAACGATACCAACTATTCTGTTGGCGACATCTTCCTGGGTACGGTCAAGAAAGTTATGCCCGGTCTGAACGCCGCGTTCATTGATATCGGGTATCAAAAAGACGCTTTTCTGCACTACGGCGACTTGGGAGAAAATTTCCTGTCGCTAAATAAATGGGTGAAAGGCGTACAATCGCAGAAAATTACCGTTGGGCCGCTCAAAACGTTTCAGTTTGAGGGGCCACTTGATAAGGTAGGAAAGGTAGCCGACACGCTCAAGAAAGGCCAGCAGCTGCTGGTGCAGATCGTGAAGGAGCCTATTTCTACCAAAGGGCCGCGCCTGTCTACCGATATTTCGATGGCAGGTCGCTACCTAGTGCTGGTGCCGTTTTCCAACGTTATCAGCGTTTCCAAGAAAATTGTGAGCCGCACAGAGCGCGACCGGCTCAAGCGCCTTATCCAGTCCATTAAGCCCGATAATTTCGGGGTAATCATCCGCACCGTAGCTGAAGGGCGCGAAGTGGCCGAGCTGGATAAGGACATGCAAAGCATGATCGATAATTGGGAGCAGCTCTTCCAAACGCTTCGTAAGGCAAAGCCGAACGATAAGATTTTGGGTGAGCTGGGCCGGAGCAGCTCTATGCTGCGCGACATGCTCAACGAGTCGTTCGATTCTATCATCGTCGACTCGCCGGCCTTGCACGACGAGATGCGTGGCTACCTCCAGAAAATTGCTCCCGATAAGCTAGGGCTGCTCAAGCTCCACACCGGTAAGGTGAAAGTGTTTGAGCAGCACAACATCGAAAAGCAGTTGAAGACGCTGTTTGGTAAAACGGTATCGGTGCCTGGGGGAGGCTACCTGGTGATTGAACACACCGAGGCCCTGCACGTTATCGACGTGAACTCGGGCAACAAAAGCAACCAGGAAGGCGACCAGGAGGCTACGGCTCTCATGATTAACATGCTGGCTGCTAAAGAAGTAGCCCGGCAGCTACGCCTGCGCGACATGGGCGGTATTATCGTCGTCGACTTTATTGATATGAAGTCGCCGGAGAGCCGTAAGAAGGTAGAAGACGCTGTGCGCGACGTGATGAAGCACGACAAAGCACGGTTCACCATTCTACCCATTACCAAGTTTGGGCTGCTGCAAATCACGCGACAGCGGGTACGTCCTGCTGAGGCTATCGTCACGGGTGAGGTGTGCCCTACCTGCGGCGGCACCGGCAAAATATCGGCCTCTATCTTGGTTACCGACGAAATCGACAACAGCATAGATGATTTGCTGCTGACGCAAAATCAGTCGGGAATTACGCTCTACGTACATCCCTTCCTGCATGCCTACTATACCAAAGGTTTGGTATCGAGGCAGATGAAGTGGTACTTGAAATACTATAAGTGGGTGAAGGTGATGAAAGACACTAGTCTGGGCCTCACCGACTACCGCATCGAAGACGAGCACGGCGAGGACATCGAGCTGCACTCGGCCGCGGCGGCCATGAGCCGGATGCAAGACCGCGAAGTGGAAATAACGGACTGA
- the gldB gene encoding gliding motility lipoprotein GldB, whose protein sequence is MDNLIPIRSVVAALLGWLLLTACSTGADCEQNPDIAKVEAPVQLERLEKPFFQIKNPAEAQRFIEQHPLFARQYLLAGRYEAEQLTQTMTQLATNVGLQKLGRETEAAFQNTDSLQQELRGLFQHVRYYYPSFRVPPVKTFVSGLGKEPSKDALFANDSLIVLSLDFFVGPTASYRADVPAYINRRYTPTHVLPALALTISSKYNRGLTGNHTMLRDMVQFGKSLYFAEKMLPCMPDSLLIGYTNKELAGVQFNEGKIWAHFIEKNLLYTADPFVIKKYIGERPSTPEIDKTAPGRLGVWVGWQIVRKYMEQHPETTLPQLMAQRDAQRILNDSHYKPKRK, encoded by the coding sequence ATGGACAACCTAATTCCGATACGTTCTGTAGTAGCAGCCCTGTTGGGCTGGCTATTGCTTACGGCCTGCTCCACTGGTGCCGACTGCGAGCAGAATCCTGACATAGCCAAAGTGGAGGCACCAGTGCAGCTAGAGCGGCTGGAAAAACCGTTTTTTCAAATCAAAAACCCGGCCGAAGCCCAGCGCTTCATAGAGCAGCATCCTTTGTTCGCACGCCAGTATTTGTTGGCAGGGCGCTACGAAGCGGAGCAGCTGACGCAAACCATGACACAGTTGGCCACCAATGTCGGCCTGCAAAAGCTAGGACGAGAGACGGAAGCGGCATTTCAAAATACGGACAGCTTGCAACAGGAACTACGTGGTCTGTTTCAGCACGTGCGCTATTACTACCCCAGTTTTCGGGTGCCGCCAGTGAAGACGTTTGTGAGCGGCCTGGGTAAGGAACCAAGCAAGGATGCACTGTTTGCTAACGACAGTCTGATTGTGCTCAGTCTGGACTTTTTTGTGGGGCCAACTGCCTCCTACCGCGCCGATGTGCCGGCCTATATCAACCGGCGCTATACGCCCACGCACGTGCTGCCGGCGCTGGCTCTTACTATTTCCAGTAAGTACAATCGTGGCCTGACCGGCAACCATACCATGCTGCGCGATATGGTGCAGTTTGGTAAAAGCCTCTATTTTGCCGAAAAGATGCTGCCCTGCATGCCCGATTCGTTGCTGATCGGCTATACGAATAAGGAGTTGGCTGGCGTACAGTTCAACGAAGGGAAGATTTGGGCACACTTCATCGAAAAGAATCTACTGTATACGGCTGACCCGTTTGTAATTAAAAAATATATCGGCGAGCGGCCTAGTACGCCCGAAATCGATAAGACTGCTCCCGGCCGCTTGGGCGTGTGGGTAGGCTGGCAGATTGTGCGCAAATACATGGAGCAGCACCCCGAAACAACGCTGCCGCAGCTTATGGCCCAACGCGACGCCCAGCGTATCCTCAACGACTCGCACTATAAGCCGAAGAGGAAATAG
- a CDS encoding porin family protein yields the protein MKKLLLALGATLLTISAASAQVEIGLKISPSITSLRADSPRNGTGATGFKNEKSKLGFGGGVIIDYFFGQNYAFSSGLFLTGKGGTVSYYDTALGRRQEQKIGVQYLEVPVSLKLFTNDISEGTKVYFQVGGTLAGAIAARINGEKYYTDPGISNAETRASKHVIIPDVGLLGGAGVEYLLGQSTRLIAGISYHHGIVNIDRYFDNTRKFSNVTLKNSEVALDLGIKF from the coding sequence ATGAAAAAACTTCTGCTTGCTCTGGGTGCCACCCTTCTCACTATCAGCGCAGCTTCGGCTCAGGTTGAAATTGGTCTGAAGATTTCACCCTCTATCACCAGCTTGCGCGCCGATTCGCCCCGTAACGGCACAGGAGCCACCGGTTTCAAAAATGAAAAATCGAAGCTGGGCTTTGGCGGTGGCGTTATCATCGACTATTTCTTTGGCCAGAACTATGCGTTCAGTTCCGGTTTGTTTTTAACTGGCAAGGGAGGCACCGTGTCTTATTATGATACAGCCCTAGGACGCCGTCAAGAGCAAAAGATAGGCGTACAGTATTTGGAAGTGCCCGTTTCGCTAAAGCTTTTCACCAACGATATTTCTGAGGGTACCAAAGTGTACTTTCAGGTAGGTGGCACACTGGCCGGCGCCATAGCCGCGCGCATCAACGGTGAAAAGTATTACACTGACCCTGGCATCAGCAATGCCGAAACTCGGGCCAGCAAACACGTCATTATTCCTGATGTAGGACTATTAGGCGGCGCTGGAGTAGAGTATCTATTGGGCCAGAGCACCCGCCTGATAGCCGGTATCTCCTACCACCACGGCATCGTTAATATCGACCGGTATTTTGATAACACCCGCAAATTCAGCAACGTAACACTGAAAAACAGTGAAGTAGCGTTGGATCTAGGTATCAAGTTTTAA
- a CDS encoding single-stranded DNA-binding protein, which produces MAGINKVILIGNLGKDPEIRHLEGGVSVANFTLATNDYYKDKQGNRVERTEWHNITAWRGLAEMAEKYLKKGQQVYVEGKLRTRQYQDKDNQTRYITEIVADELTMLGGRPQGDDTTPAAEQSAAATVTFRQEPELDQLPF; this is translated from the coding sequence ATGGCAGGCATCAACAAAGTCATCCTGATTGGCAACTTGGGCAAAGACCCGGAGATTCGGCATCTGGAAGGCGGCGTCAGCGTCGCGAACTTCACCCTAGCCACCAACGACTATTACAAAGACAAGCAAGGCAACCGCGTGGAGCGCACCGAGTGGCACAACATCACAGCGTGGCGCGGATTGGCCGAGATGGCGGAGAAATACTTGAAAAAAGGCCAGCAAGTGTATGTAGAAGGCAAGCTTCGCACGCGCCAATACCAAGACAAGGACAATCAGACGCGCTACATCACCGAGATTGTAGCCGATGAGCTAACCATGCTGGGCGGCCGCCCACAGGGTGATGATACTACCCCCGCGGCGGAGCAATCCGCCGCGGCTACGGTCACATTCCGGCAAGAGCCGGAGCTTGACCAATTGCCGTTTTAA
- a CDS encoding HU family DNA-binding protein, with protein MTKAEVIAEIADKTGIEKADVSATVEAFFKVVKDSMAEGNNIYVRGFGSFVNKKRAKKVARNISKNTSIIIDEHFIPSFKPSKTFIGKIKNSKKIKETANA; from the coding sequence GTGACTAAAGCAGAAGTAATCGCCGAAATTGCCGACAAAACTGGCATTGAGAAAGCAGACGTGTCCGCAACCGTTGAAGCCTTCTTTAAAGTAGTTAAGGATTCGATGGCCGAAGGCAACAACATCTACGTGCGCGGCTTCGGTAGCTTCGTAAACAAAAAACGGGCAAAGAAAGTGGCCCGTAACATCTCAAAAAATACCTCGATCATCATCGACGAGCACTTTATTCCGAGCTTCAAGCCGTCGAAAACATTCATCGGTAAAATCAAAAACAGCAAGAAAATCAAAGAAACGGCTAACGCCTAA